A stretch of the Stigmatella erecta genome encodes the following:
- the tnpC gene encoding IS66 family transposase — translation MDTAKQVARLLQAENERLHRRLEQLVAELARLKGQDAQVLLQRELAKLQEQLALMQQRLYGASSEKRPVSAPEPPPQRMRQQQGHGPQAQPELPVQEVVLPLDPADPVCGLCGGALHEWKGQTEDSEEVTVVERQFVLRKLHRQKYRCPQGCAPVTAPAPPRLVEGGRYSVEFAVHVALQKYVFHLPLARQQRMFLREGLGVERTTLWDQLEALARHLHKSYEALLAEVFTSPLIHADETLWYLLDKGPGKKWYAWTVASPDAVYHRIFPSRSGATAKMVLGDFKGVVVVDGYAAYQTATKAGAEEPAPATLAFCWAHVRRKFVEALKFEPACEHVLKFIAQLYAIEEDLPDWHALEDKVQQGALAHRLAVRQQQSAPLTERIKAWALSQRALPDSTFRKALEYMLELWSGLTVFLLNPRVPLDNNHVERQIRDVVLGRKNHYGSKSQRGTEVAALFYSLIETAKLRGEDPGDYLLRAALAAIDNPDAITLPVSHD, via the coding sequence TTGGACACGGCGAAGCAGGTCGCCCGGCTGCTGCAGGCGGAGAATGAGCGGCTGCACCGGCGATTGGAGCAGCTGGTGGCGGAGCTGGCCCGGCTCAAGGGCCAGGACGCCCAGGTGCTGTTGCAGCGCGAGCTGGCCAAGCTCCAGGAGCAGCTGGCGCTGATGCAGCAGCGCCTGTACGGCGCCTCCAGCGAGAAGCGCCCCGTGTCGGCTCCCGAGCCGCCGCCGCAGCGTATGCGGCAGCAGCAGGGCCATGGTCCGCAGGCCCAGCCCGAGCTGCCCGTCCAGGAAGTGGTGCTGCCGTTGGACCCAGCCGACCCGGTGTGTGGCCTGTGCGGTGGCGCCCTGCACGAGTGGAAGGGACAGACCGAGGACAGCGAGGAAGTCACCGTGGTGGAGCGCCAGTTCGTGCTGCGCAAGCTGCACCGCCAGAAGTACCGCTGCCCTCAAGGCTGTGCGCCAGTGACGGCGCCCGCTCCGCCACGGCTGGTGGAGGGAGGCCGCTACTCGGTGGAATTCGCCGTCCACGTGGCCTTGCAGAAGTATGTCTTTCACCTGCCGCTGGCCCGCCAGCAGCGCATGTTCCTGCGCGAAGGCTTGGGGGTGGAGCGCACCACGTTGTGGGATCAGCTCGAGGCGCTGGCCCGCCACCTCCACAAGAGCTACGAGGCGCTGCTGGCGGAGGTGTTCACCTCACCGCTCATCCACGCCGATGAGACGCTCTGGTACCTGTTGGACAAGGGCCCCGGCAAGAAATGGTACGCGTGGACGGTGGCCTCGCCGGACGCGGTGTACCACCGCATCTTCCCCAGCCGCTCGGGTGCCACGGCCAAGATGGTGCTCGGGGACTTCAAGGGTGTCGTCGTGGTGGATGGCTACGCGGCGTACCAGACGGCCACCAAGGCCGGAGCCGAGGAGCCCGCGCCAGCCACCCTGGCCTTTTGCTGGGCGCATGTGCGGCGCAAATTCGTGGAGGCCCTGAAGTTCGAGCCGGCCTGTGAGCACGTGCTGAAGTTCATCGCTCAGCTGTATGCCATTGAAGAAGACCTACCGGACTGGCATGCGCTGGAAGACAAGGTGCAGCAGGGCGCGCTGGCCCACCGACTCGCCGTACGCCAGCAGCAGTCGGCGCCGCTCACGGAGCGAATCAAGGCGTGGGCACTGTCTCAGCGGGCCCTGCCCGACAGCACCTTTCGCAAGGCCCTGGAGTACATGCTGGAACTGTGGAGCGGGCTGACAGTCTTCCTGCTCAACCCGCGGGTGCCGCTGGATAACAACCACGTCGAGCGCCAGATACGGGACGTGGTGCTGGGCCGCAAGAATCACTACGGCAGCAAGTCCCAGCGCGGCACCGAGGTGGCGGCCCTCTTCTACTCGCTCATCGAGACGGCCAAGCTGCGCGGCGAGGATCCAGGCGACTACCTGCTGCGCGCAGCCCTGGCCGCCATCGACAATCCGGACGCCATCACCCTGCCTGTCAGCCACGACTGA